The genome window TGCCATCAGTTATTCGTTTGGATATTATGCCCGTGAAAAGGTGTTAACCCGTTTTAGCAAAACACCGCGCTGGAGGGAAGCGGGGGAATCCTTCCGCAAATGGGGACCGCTCTCCATCTTCTTCTCGCGCTTTTTGGTCACAGCCATCGCCCTGCCGGTCAACCTGATGTCTGGCACGACACGGTTTCCATTTAAAAAATGGCTAACCTATGATGCCGCGGGTGAGATCGTGTGGATTCTCGGCTACGGCGGGCTGGGCTATCTCTTCGGCAGTCAATGGGAACTGGTCAGCGAATTCCTGGGCAATTTTGGCGGTGTCGTGTTGGGTGTGCTCATTTTTGTCATCGGCATAAAACAAGCCTGGAGCTGGCAATTAAAAAGACATCAACTCTCGAATTGAGAGTTGTCTCATCCTTTTCTCCCTGTTCCATCCCCGCAGCAGGGAGAGTCAACAAAGGAAATTCTTAATGGTGATGCCCATCCTCATGAACATGACCGTGGTCAAGTTCCTCCTCGGTCGGTTCACGCAGGGCAATCACTTTGACCGAGAAATGCAATTCCGCGCCTGCCAGGGGATGGTTGAAATCAAGTTGGACTGTTTTGTCGTCAAAGCTGGCAACGTAGGCAGCCTGATGCTCGCCGTCCTCATCGGTGACGTGTAACTCCAAGCCTTCTTCCAGTTTCATATCTATGGGGAATTCACTGCGCGGCACATCCATGAAGGCTTCATCGTCGAATTCGCCGTAGCCGTCCTCGGGTTTGACGACCACAGCCTTGCTGTCGCCGATCTTCATGCCCATCATTTCATTTTCCAGGCCGGGAATGATGTTCCCATAACCTGCCAGGAACTGCAAAGGACCTGCTTCGTCCGATGTATCAAGTACTTCTCCATCCACGGTTAATGTATAGTCCATCGAAACAACCAGGCCGTCCTGCACTGTATCCTTATTCATTGTTTTGTCCTTTCTCAAATTAATTGCGTCCATTGTACCAGCCTCCTCCCTACGGTATGCCCAGCGCTGGCCACAAATTACACTTCATCAAAAGGGGAAAAGTGCGATTTGTGACCGTGGGTATTATATAATCGCCCCATGCGCTACGATCTATGCCTGCCCTGGTACTGGGAATATGACGATGTCTTCGCAGGCATGGTGGAACGTTCCTGCCTTGAAGAGGGAATCTCCCTCTGGCAGATCAAGCCGGATACCCTGCTCGAATCCATAACGGTCCTGTACAAGGGAGTGACCACTTTCAAAACGCTTCTGCATCGCGGACAGGGCGAAGCGACCTTCGACCCGATTCAACGCTGGGCAAAGGAATTCGGTGCGCGGCGCATCAATCCTGCCGAGGTTTCGGCCTGGTCGGAAGATAAAGCGACCATGCATCTCGAACTGATCAACGCGGGACTGCACACGCCGCACACCATTTTGCTTGCCCCTTTTCTCGAACAGCCTGTCATCCCGCACATGGACCTTGCCCCGCTCGGCGAAAATTTTGTCATCAAGCCGTCAAATGGCGGCGGGGGCGAGGGGGTCATTCTCGGAGCGAATTCCATCGAAGAAATCCTGCAGGCACGCATGCAATTCCCCGAACAGAAATATCTGATCCAGGCACACGTCACGCCGCAAGTCATTGACGATGAGCCTGCCTGGTTCCGCGTCTTTTATGCGAACGGTAATGCATATCCGTGCTGGTGGAACCCTGATACACACATCTACGCAACGGTCACAGCGGCGGAAGAGGCCCGGGCCGGGCTGGGCGGTTTACGGAACGTTACGATGCGCATCGCCTCCATCTGCAAACTGGATTGGTTTTCCACGGAGATCGCCCTCGCTGACGAATTCGTCGCCGTGGATTATGTCAACGATGAGATCGATACGCGCGTGCAAAGCCAGGCCATGGACGGTGTACCTGACGAGATCATGGAAAATATCGCAAGGCAGTTGGTGAAGATCGCAAAGGAACAGGTATGAAGAAATCACGCGCACGGGATCTGGGAATTCCATTCGAGGGAGATACAGGATCATATAATGCAATTACGGATGTCAAGGGGGTAACGGTTGGGTATGCCACTGTGATCCAGGGCAAGTCGGCACGGACAGGCGTGACAATCCTCCATCCGCGGGGAAACAAAAACCATACGCCAGTTTATGCGGGCGTACATTCATTTAATGGCAATGGTGAAATGACAGGTGCTGCATGGGTCGAGGAGGGCGGCCTGTTGGAAGGTCCGATCGGGATTACGAACACGCACAGCGTCGGCATTGTGCGTGATGCGATCATTGCCTGGCAGGTAAAAAATGATGCGGTATATCAAAGATGGTCCTGCCCTGTGGTGGCCGAAACCGCTGACGCCTGGCTGAATGACATGAACGGATTTCACGTCAACGAACAACATGTGTTGCAGGCGTTGGAATCTGCGAAGAGCGGCGCGATCAAGGAGGGCAATATCGGCGGCGGGACGGGGATGTTGTGTTATGAATTCAAGGGCGGCACAGGAACGGCTTCGCGCAAGCTGCCGAAAAAACTCGGCGGCTGGACAGTGGGCGCGCTGGTACAAGCCAATTTCGGCAGACGGTATCAATTGACGATCGCAGGCGCGCCGCTGGGTCGACATTTTAAACATGATGCGCCGTTCACAAGCGGAGAAAATCCGTTCAGGCAGGATGACGGTTCATTGATCGTCATCATCGCCACTGACGCGCCCCTGCTGCCCCATCAACTTAAACGGGTGGCAAAACGCGCCACGATCGGCATGGCGAGGACTGGGAGCATGGGCGGCAACGGCTCCGGGGATATTTTCCTCGCGTTCTCCACTGCCAATCCGCAAACGGCGCATGGCGATAAGATGGGATTATCGAACATTCAAACTTTGTCCAATGACCATATTGACCCGATCTTTTCCTCAGCGGCGTACACCACAGAAGAGGCGATCATCAATGCCATGATCGCGGCAGAGGACATGGACGGGCATCAGGGCGTCAGCATCAAGGCATTGCCGCACGAGGAGTTGGTGAACTTGTTGAGAAAATATAAAAGAGTGTGATTTTCAGCAACCACATCAGCCCACGTGCGTAGATTTTTCTAGACCGATCAAGGAGTTTTCATGTCCAATATTCTCGAAGTTAAAGAGCTTGTGAAAAAATACGGGGATGTTACCGCTGTAAAAGGCATTTCATTTGACATCCAGGAAGGCGAGATCTTCAGCCTGCTGGGTCCGAATGGTGCGGGGAAGACGACCACCATCTCGATGCTCTCCACGCTGTATGCGCCCACGTTGGGTGATGCGATGATTTCAGGACATTCCGTCACCAAAAATCCGATGGCGGTGCGCAATGCCATTGGCGTTGTGCCACAGGATATTGCGCTCTACGAAGACCTGACCGCGAAGGAAAATCTCATCTTTTGGGGGCAGATGTACGGCTTGAGCGGCAAGTCGCTCACTGCGCGCGTGGATGAAGTGCTGGAACAGATCGGCTTGGTGGACAAAGCCAAAGACCGCGTGAAGACCTACTCAGGCGGGATGAAGCGCCGCGTCAACATTGGGGTGGGCTTGCTCCACAAACCCAAACTGCTCTTCATGGACGAACCCACCGTCGGCATCGACCCGCAATCCCGCCGCGCGATTTTGGACACGGTCAAAGACCTCAACAAGCAGGGCATGACCGTCCTCTACACCACGCATTACATGGAAGAAGCCGAAGAACTCTCCGACCGCGTGGGCATCATTGACCACGGCGAGTTGATCGCGCTCGGCACACAGAAGGAACTCACCAGGCAGGTCGGGCAGACCGAAACGCTGGTTCTACACATCGGCAAGAACGAAGATCCTGACGTCTTGGTGTCGTCCCTGAAAAGCGTGGACGGCATTCTGGAAGCCAACGCCATCAACCACGAGATTTCGGTCATCACGCCATCTGCAAAGGACGTGCTTGCGCCTGTCGTCTCCACAGCCAATGAGCGCGGGATAAAAATCCACTCCATTGACATCCGCGAGCCGAATTTGGAAGCGGTGTTCCTTCACTTAACGGGAAGGGCACTGAGAGATTAGAAAGTGGAAAGCAGAAAGCAATCGACTTTCCACTCGCCACTTTCCACAAAAAGAGTAATAGATGATTAAACTCATTCTCATCGGCATCAAAGACTTGAAAATCATCTTCCGTGACCGCGCGGCATTGATCATGATGCTGCTGGCGCCGTTCCTGCTCACGCTCGGCATGGGACTGGTCACAGGGCGGTTCAGCGGAAGTTCCACAGGGATATCCGACATCCCCGTCATCATTGTCAACCTGGATCAGGAACAATTGGGGAACGCGCTCGAGGAAGCCTTCACGGGCGAGGAACTGGCTGGGTTGGTCGAGCCAACTTTGGGCAAAAGTCCAGAGGCGGCGCGCCAAGCGATTGACGAAGATACCGCCGCGGCGGCGATCATCATCCCGGCAGGCTTCACGCGCAGCGTCATCCCGCAGCAGGGGACATTCGACGAAGAACCCGAAGCGCTGCAAATCGAAGTGTATGCCAACCCCGCGAGGCCAACAGGCGCAGGCATTGTCAAATCCATCGTGGATGAATTCATCAGCCGCATCGAAGAGGGGCGCATCAGCGGGCAGACCTCGATCTTTCAGATGATCATCAGCGGGCGCATCACGCCGCAGCAAGGCGAGCAGGCGGGCATGGACATGGCGCAACGCTTGGAAAACGAGCCGCTCGATGAGGCACTGGCGATCAAACTCAACACCGACACGAACGAAG of Anaerolineales bacterium contains these proteins:
- a CDS encoding P1 family peptidase, whose amino-acid sequence is MKKSRARDLGIPFEGDTGSYNAITDVKGVTVGYATVIQGKSARTGVTILHPRGNKNHTPVYAGVHSFNGNGEMTGAAWVEEGGLLEGPIGITNTHSVGIVRDAIIAWQVKNDAVYQRWSCPVVAETADAWLNDMNGFHVNEQHVLQALESAKSGAIKEGNIGGGTGMLCYEFKGGTGTASRKLPKKLGGWTVGALVQANFGRRYQLTIAGAPLGRHFKHDAPFTSGENPFRQDDGSLIVIIATDAPLLPHQLKRVAKRATIGMARTGSMGGNGSGDIFLAFSTANPQTAHGDKMGLSNIQTLSNDHIDPIFSSAAYTTEEAIINAMIAAEDMDGHQGVSIKALPHEELVNLLRKYKRV
- a CDS encoding DedA family protein; the encoded protein is MSEYLLTQVINYGAPLLWVIVFIGGLGVPLPCTVLVIAAGAFARQGILPWHTTALISIISVVTGDAISYSFGYYAREKVLTRFSKTPRWREAGESFRKWGPLSIFFSRFLVTAIALPVNLMSGTTRFPFKKWLTYDAAGEIVWILGYGGLGYLFGSQWELVSEFLGNFGGVVLGVLIFVIGIKQAWSWQLKRHQLSN
- a CDS encoding ABC transporter permease, coding for MIKLILIGIKDLKIIFRDRAALIMMLLAPFLLTLGMGLVTGRFSGSSTGISDIPVIIVNLDQEQLGNALEEAFTGEELAGLVEPTLGKSPEAARQAIDEDTAAAAIIIPAGFTRSVIPQQGTFDEEPEALQIEVYANPARPTGAGIVKSIVDEFISRIEEGRISGQTSIFQMIISGRITPQQGEQAGMDMAQRLENEPLDEALAIKLNTDTNEVEAVQFDVLAYLAPGMALMFLMFTVSYGGRSILAEKAQGTLPRLLVSPTVSAQILGGKVFGIYLTGVAQMLILIGATTLLFQLKWGDPLGVLVLVLAAVFGASGWGMFITALARTPAQVASVGSAIMLIFGILGGSFISLEMMPPAVQMVSKITPNAWALDGFTTLALGGTLPHLSTPITALLTMGMVLFVAAVILFGKKNLVQN
- a CDS encoding ATP-binding cassette domain-containing protein, with translation MSNILEVKELVKKYGDVTAVKGISFDIQEGEIFSLLGPNGAGKTTTISMLSTLYAPTLGDAMISGHSVTKNPMAVRNAIGVVPQDIALYEDLTAKENLIFWGQMYGLSGKSLTARVDEVLEQIGLVDKAKDRVKTYSGGMKRRVNIGVGLLHKPKLLFMDEPTVGIDPQSRRAILDTVKDLNKQGMTVLYTTHYMEEAEELSDRVGIIDHGELIALGTQKELTRQVGQTETLVLHIGKNEDPDVLVSSLKSVDGILEANAINHEISVITPSAKDVLAPVVSTANERGIKIHSIDIREPNLEAVFLHLTGRALRD
- a CDS encoding peptidylprolyl isomerase, which encodes MNKDTVQDGLVVSMDYTLTVDGEVLDTSDEAGPLQFLAGYGNIIPGLENEMMGMKIGDSKAVVVKPEDGYGEFDDEAFMDVPRSEFPIDMKLEEGLELHVTDEDGEHQAAYVASFDDKTVQLDFNHPLAGAELHFSVKVIALREPTEEELDHGHVHEDGHHH